The sequence GCGTTTAACGCATTTACACCATGAGCTAGTGCTGAACCTGCTTTTAATGCAGTTGCAACTAAAATCGCTTCTGCCATTTCTTCCTTAGAAACTTCTTGTTTCTTACCGTTTTTCACATGAACCTCGATGCAGTATGGACATCCTGTTGTATGTGCCACAGCAATAGCGATTAATTCTTTTACCTTTACTGATAACTTTCCTTCTGATAAGGCAACTTTATCAAATTGTGCAAAGGCTTTGAATACTTCTGGTGCTAAATCGCTTAATTCTCCAAGGCGGTTGAAATAAGACTTATTATATAATGCATCATTACTCATCAATAATTCCTCCTAGTATGTATAAATCTTGGTTGATGAAACCTTCTTTATTTTTCCATTATTTTTAATAAAATGCAACTTAATAACTGTCGTAAACATGAAAACAAACTAATAAGCTACTTTTTCAGTTTATGAAAGAATGGAGATGAACATCATCATAAGACTGGGCTCGGTATACTTCCCTCTTCTCCTGATCACATCGGATCGTCCATATCTTTCACGTAAAGCTTAGTTTAAATACTAATCCCCATATAGTCAAAAGGAATAGTTTATTTTTCAAAATACTTTGTGTTTAGCTACTGGGATAATGATTACTCCCAGTAATTGAACGAACACCGATAAAAAACTTGTTTGCAATTGATTCATAGAAGCATAACAAACGTTCCACAGCTCCGAGATTCCCTAAACGACAGATCGACTGCACCTCCTTTCTAGGCTATTCGTATGATTTTTTCAAATGCATTGACAATTATGATATCGAATAATAGAATTGTTATATCAATAAAACCAATTAATCAACTATGAATTATGAGTTAAGTTAACCAGTGGTTATTACATGATGCTATAGTTAGCATTAAAATCTAATTGCATCATTAGACCAACTTGTTTATTTTCCAATCTATAAGATTATTTTATGAGTGGAAAGATTTGATATAGTTTAAGACTATAGCAAATGATAGTTTTTAAATGTTACGTTATGATCACGATCTAATGTTATACTTCATTCAATTCAAATTATTAAATAGTTTATAAACGTCTGAATAAGATATTTATTTTATATTTTCAACTAGGGGGAATCATCAATGACAAATCTAAAACCGGAAACTTTATTATTACACGGTGGACAACAGCCTGATCCAGAAACTGGAGCAATCGCTGTACCGATTTACCGTACAACAGCTTATAGATTCAAAGATACGGCTCATGCACAACGTCTTTTCGCATTACAAGAACCAGGTAATATTTATTCACGTATTATGAACCCAACTGTGGACGTATTTGAAAAACGTGTAGCCTTGTTAGAAAAAGGAACGGCGGCAGTAGCCCTTTCATCAGGGATGGCGGCTATCGCGTTTTCGATTTTAAATGTTGCGAGAGCAGGCGATGAGATCGTTGCAGCTGGCTCTCTTTACGGCGGGACATATAATTTATTTGCAAATACACTGCCTAATTACGGGATTACAACAACATTCGTGGATGAAACCAATCCAGAAAACTTCCGTGCAGCCATTACGGATAAAACGAGAGCTATTTTTGCAGAAACAGTAGGAAATCCAAGTTTAACGATTTTGGATATTGAAGCAGTAGCAAACATTGCCCATGAGCATGGCTTGCCGTTAATTATCGATAATACGTTCCCTTCTCCATATGGCTCAAACCCAATTGAATTTGGAGCAGATGTTGTTGTACATTCAGCAACAAAATGGATCGGCGGGCACGGGACAACCATTGGCGGGGTCGTTGTCGATGCGGGTAAATTTGACTGGACACAAGGCCGTTTCCCTGGCTTTACAGAACCAGATGAAACGTACCATGGATTACGTTATGGAATTGACACAGCGGATGCTGCATTTGCTACAAAACTGCGTGTTCAATTATTACGTGATTTCGGTCCAACATTAAGCGCGGATGCTGCATTTAATTTCCTGCAAGGTTTAGAAACGCTTCATTTACGTGTGACGAAACAAAACGAAAATGCACTTAAAGTAGCTGCGTATTTACAAAATCATCCAGCGATCGAATTTGTAAACTACAATGCGTTTGAAGACTTCCCGTCCCATCATCTTGCCAATAAATACTTAAAAAATGGCTACGGCTCAATTTTAACATTTGGCATTAAGGGTGGCCGTGAAGCAGGCAGCCGTCTCATTGATAGCGTAGAATTATTCTCACATGTAGCAAACGTCGGGGATGCAAGATCGTTAATTATTCACCCGGCTTCTACGACTCACCAACAATTATCTGCTGAAGAGTTAGAAATTGCAGGCGTATCTGAAGGGCTTGTTCGCTTAGCTATTGGACTCGAAGCCGTAGAAGATATCATTGCTGATTTAGATCAAGCTATTGCAAAAGCACAACAGGTATAAACACTATAGACACTATTAATAAATTTTTATAAGAAATGAACTCAATAAAATATTCTTATCCAGAGTGACGGAGGAAACAGGTCCTATGAAGTCCGGCAACCTACAAGTGTTCTCTTGAAAAGGTGCTAAATCCTGCAGGTATTCATTACCTGAAAGATAAGATGAGGTCCCCTCTTCTTATGAAGCGGGGACTTTTTAATAGGACGAACAAACAAAAAAATGTTGGACTTTATTAACATAGAGGAAATTGAGACGCGCGCAGCATAGCAATCGTTTAGCATCAGGAAATTGCGTCAACGGGGACAAGAGAGGAAGGTAGCAATCATGTTAAAACAAGCAAGTTTATCAGAAGCAAAAGTTTTATGGCAGCCAAGTGAGGCTTGGATTTCTAATTCCAATTTGATGAAGTTTACCCATCAAATCGGTTTCTCATTCTCAAGCTATGACCGCCTTCATCGCTGGTCGATCGCAAAACCAGAAGAATTTTGGTCAGCAATGTGGGATTTTGCTGAAGTGATTGGTGAAAAAGGTGACAAGGTCATCGTTCCTCCAGAAGATGGCGGCATGCTTGGTACGAAGTGGTTTCCTGATGCTTCATTGAACTTTGCTGAAAATCTTTTACGCGGTGACGACAAGCGTAGAGCGGTCATTGAAGCAACGGAAAATGGAGTTTCACGTACGATTTCTATGGGAGAACTAAGGGAAATGGTTGCTCATGCCCAAGCAGGATTGCGTAAATTAGGGGTGAATAATGGCGATCGGGTTGCAGGCGTAGTGACAAACGGAGTTGAAGCTTTAGTGTCATTATTAGCCACAACTGCTTTAGGAGCGGTTTGGACTTCCTGCTCACCTGATTTTGGTGCAAAAGGGATTATCGATCGGATCGGACAAGTGCAGCCTAAAGTATTAATCGCTTCATTAGACTATCAATACAACGGCAAGCCCTATGATATCAGAGATAATGTTGCAGCTGTCTGCGAAGTACTTGACGGTGTTTCTGCGGTTGTCACCTTGAATGATCACGATGGTCTTTCAATCAATGAAAAAATCACGGTGTTGAGCTGGGATGATTTTACTGAAAGTGGACCTTCTTTACCAGAGTTTACACGCGTTCCATTTGATCACCCCCTCTATATCCTTTACACATCAGGGACGACTGGTCTGCCAAAAGCGATTGTACACTCAGCTGGCGGAACGTTAATCCAGCATTTAAAGGAACATCAATTACATTGTGATGTAAAGTCTGACGAAGTCCTGTTTTGGTACACAAATACCGCATGGATGATGTACCCTTGGTTAGTTTCCGGATTAGCAAGTAATGCAGCCATCCTTCTTTATGACGGATCCCCATTGCCGAAAAAGAATACCGGCGTTCTTTGGGAAATTGCTGAAGAGATTGGCTTGAATCACTTCGGAACCAGCCCTAAATATCTTGATACTCTAGCAAAAGCGGGTTATGGAGTAGGTGCGGAACATGACTTATCTGCCCTTCGTACGTTACTTTCTTGCGGCTCACCGTTAATGGCTGAACAGTATGATTGGGTCTATGAAACTATTAAAGAGGACATCATGTTAGCCTCCATTTCGGGCGGTACTGAGATTATCGGATGTTTTGTCATGGGTTCTCCCTTACATCCTGTCAGACGAGGCGAGATTTCATGTAAAGGGCTTGGGATGGCTGTTGATGTTCTTGATGAAAGAGGCGCATCTGTCTACGAAGAAAAAGGGGATTTAGTATGTACAAAGCCATTTCCAAGCATGCCAATCACATTCTGGGGCGACGATGGGGATCAACGCTATTTTTCCGCTTATTTTGCAGAAAGAAAAGGGATTTGGACACATGGAGATTTAGCAGAGCAAACCATTGACGAAACGATCGTTATTTATGGAAGAGCCGATACAACCTTAAATCCTGGTGGCGTTCGCATCGGCACAGCGGAAATCTACCGAGTGGTTGAGCAAATCCAAGGCATTAAAGATTCCATCGTTTTCGGGTTTCCTATTGACAACGATGAAGAAATTGCCCTTTGCATTGTGCTTGAGGATGGAGCTGAACTCAATTCCGATTTAGTCAATCAGATTCGTCAGGAAGTACGTAAAAAGGCGTCACCAAGACATACGCCAAAACGAATTTACACCGTTAATGCAATTCCTTATACGATTAATGGTAAAAAAGTAGAAGGCGCTGTGCGGTCAACCGTACTTGGAACCCCTGTTAAAAACAAAGGCTCCCTTTCTAATCCTGAATCTCTCCATGAATATACGAACTTAGTTGAAAGGAGTTATCATTGATGTCAAAACGTAGAGTAGCTAAAGCTGCCATCATTGGGATCGGAGAACTTAAACCGGTTCGTTACTCTGAAGGAATGACCACTCTTGGATTTATTGCTGAAGCTGTA is a genomic window of Niallia sp. XMNu-256 containing:
- a CDS encoding O-acetylhomoserine aminocarboxypropyltransferase/cysteine synthase family protein — its product is MTNLKPETLLLHGGQQPDPETGAIAVPIYRTTAYRFKDTAHAQRLFALQEPGNIYSRIMNPTVDVFEKRVALLEKGTAAVALSSGMAAIAFSILNVARAGDEIVAAGSLYGGTYNLFANTLPNYGITTTFVDETNPENFRAAITDKTRAIFAETVGNPSLTILDIEAVANIAHEHGLPLIIDNTFPSPYGSNPIEFGADVVVHSATKWIGGHGTTIGGVVVDAGKFDWTQGRFPGFTEPDETYHGLRYGIDTADAAFATKLRVQLLRDFGPTLSADAAFNFLQGLETLHLRVTKQNENALKVAAYLQNHPAIEFVNYNAFEDFPSHHLANKYLKNGYGSILTFGIKGGREAGSRLIDSVELFSHVANVGDARSLIIHPASTTHQQLSAEELEIAGVSEGLVRLAIGLEAVEDIIADLDQAIAKAQQV
- a CDS encoding acetoacetate--CoA ligase, with protein sequence MLKQASLSEAKVLWQPSEAWISNSNLMKFTHQIGFSFSSYDRLHRWSIAKPEEFWSAMWDFAEVIGEKGDKVIVPPEDGGMLGTKWFPDASLNFAENLLRGDDKRRAVIEATENGVSRTISMGELREMVAHAQAGLRKLGVNNGDRVAGVVTNGVEALVSLLATTALGAVWTSCSPDFGAKGIIDRIGQVQPKVLIASLDYQYNGKPYDIRDNVAAVCEVLDGVSAVVTLNDHDGLSINEKITVLSWDDFTESGPSLPEFTRVPFDHPLYILYTSGTTGLPKAIVHSAGGTLIQHLKEHQLHCDVKSDEVLFWYTNTAWMMYPWLVSGLASNAAILLYDGSPLPKKNTGVLWEIAEEIGLNHFGTSPKYLDTLAKAGYGVGAEHDLSALRTLLSCGSPLMAEQYDWVYETIKEDIMLASISGGTEIIGCFVMGSPLHPVRRGEISCKGLGMAVDVLDERGASVYEEKGDLVCTKPFPSMPITFWGDDGDQRYFSAYFAERKGIWTHGDLAEQTIDETIVIYGRADTTLNPGGVRIGTAEIYRVVEQIQGIKDSIVFGFPIDNDEEIALCIVLEDGAELNSDLVNQIRQEVRKKASPRHTPKRIYTVNAIPYTINGKKVEGAVRSTVLGTPVKNKGSLSNPESLHEYTNLVERSYH